The Punica granatum isolate Tunisia-2019 chromosome 4, ASM765513v2, whole genome shotgun sequence genome has a window encoding:
- the LOC116203810 gene encoding uncharacterized methyltransferase At1g78140, chloroplastic, translated as MAAVAICSNLPGLTLARQLRNSRSLVLRRPNKLFLRRAFTAKVRALSTAVVETKQPEPAVEETNVSTSRNILACPICYEQLSIDSDGGLTVDSISGSSLLCNTCKKTYYGSETHFELTASSGAKEYGEAKAPSTEFFRIPLISYIYERGWRQGFLFGGFPGPEKEFELIKNYLKPVLGGNIIDASCGSGLFARLFAKSGLFSLVVALDYSENMLKECYEFIKQEDNFPKEKLTLVRADISRLPFPSSSIDAIHAGAAIHCWPSPSAAVAEISRVLRPGGVFVGTTYILDGPFSFVPLLSPVTQNLTQISGSHMFTSEGQLKDLFRACGLVNFQCTRQRRFIMFSATKPC; from the exons ATGGCGGCCGTGGCAATCTGCAGCAACCTTCCCGGCCTGACTCTTGCAAGACAGCTCAGGAATTCGAGAAGTTTGGTCCTCAGGCGGCCCAATAAACTGTTCCTGAGGCGCGCCTTCACCGCTAAAGTTAGAGCCTTGTCGACGGCTGTAGTTGAAACTAAGCAACCG GAACCTGCTGTGGAAGAGACTAACGTCAGCACCAGCAGGAACATATTAGCTTGTCCAATATGTTACGAGCAGTTATCAATCGACAGTGATGGAGGATTGACAGT GGATTCTATATCTGGGTCGAGCTTGCTGTGCAATACTTGTAAGAAGACTTATTACGGCAGTGAGACACATTTTGAGCTCACAGCTTCTAGTGGAGCTAAGGAATATGGGGAAGCCAAGGCCCCATCAACTGAATTTTTCAG GATTCCGTTAATATCATATATCTATGAGAGGGGCTGGCGCCAGGGCTTTCTATTTGGTGGTTTCCCCGGCCCTGAAAAAGAG TTTGAACTGATCAAAAACTACCTCAAACCTGTACTTGGTGGAAATATCATTGATGCTAGTTGTGGGAGTGGCCTGTTTGCTCGACTCTTCGCAAAGAGTGGGTTGTTTTCTCTTGTCGTTGCTCTGGATTACTCTGAGAACATGTTAAAGGAGTGCTACGAGTTCATTAAGCAGGAGGACAATTTCCCGAAAGA GAAACTAACATTAGTCAGAGCTGACATCTCAAGGCTTCCATTCCCTTCGAGCTCTATTGATGCTATACATGCTGGGGCTGCTATACATTGCTGGCCTTCACCATCAGCAGCT GTTGCCGAGATCAGTCGAGTCCTCCGGCCTGGAGGAGTTTTTGTTGGAACTACCTATATACTCGATGGCCCTTTCTCTTTTGTTCCCCTGTTAAGCCCTGTGACACAG AACTTGACTCAAATATCGGGCAGCCACATGTTTACATCAGAAGGGCAACTCAAAGATCTCTTCAGAGCATGTGGGCTCGTCAATTTCCAGTGCACAAGGCAGCGGAGGTTCATAATGTTCTCGGCCACAAAACCTTGCTAA
- the LOC116202897 gene encoding F-box protein At1g22220-like, producing the protein MDYFDWIPDPLILQIFNSVSDVKTLARCRAVSRRFSSLVPQSDSLLLRVDRVVSESDLDSLLLLSFLKTLFKSLLSTFLSPKAFALPSSDNDSAPNSPARILRGFDRIRELDIELPAGDLRLEKGTVVRYKAAFGASLKSCVILGFSGEGGGGFTEGLRERVAWVISALITASARHAYVAREVVGQHGNLVRLVVRDREGEGEVTMDARGIEECRQAVAESGALEGSRTAPMVPSVRMRMRHLKMAEIGPGVCLEGATLVVVRPSGSHGECGDNVEDADLAMEAFGGGVYGNAVEALLRSRSHMLEMNSL; encoded by the exons atggaTTACTTCGATTGGATCCCCGACCCGCTCATCCTCCAAATCTTCAACTCCGTCTCCGACGTCAAAACGCTAGCCCGGTGCCGCGCAGTCTCGCGGCGGTTCAGCTCCCTCGTGCCCCAGTCCGACTCCCTCCTTCTCCGCGTCGACCGGGTCGTCTCGGAATCCGACCTCGACtcgctcctcctcctctccttccTCAAGACCCTCTTCAAGTCCCTCCTCTCCACCTTCCTCTCCCCTAAAGCCTTCGCTCTCCCCAGCAGCGACAACGACTCCGCCCCCAATAGCCCCGCGCGGATACTCCGGGGCTTCGACCGCATTCGGGAGCTCGACATTGAGCTCCCCGCCGGTGACCTGAGGCTCGAGAAGGGCACTGTCGTCAG ATACAAGGCCGCGTTTGGGGCGAGTCTGAAGAGCTGCGTGATCCTGGGATTCAGCGGGGAAGGGGGCGGCGGCTTCACGGAGGGTTTGAGGGAGAGGGTGGCGTGGGTGATAAGTGCTCTGATCACCGCGTCCGCACGTCATGCCTACGTGGCGAGGGAGGTAGTGGGGCAGCACGGGAACTTGGTGAGGCTCGTGGTGAGGGACAGGGAGGGCGAGGGCGAGGTCACAATGGACGCCCGCGGCATCGAGGAGTGCAGGCAGGCCGTTGCCGAGTCAGGAGCCCTTGAGGGCAGCAGGACCGCGCCCATGGTGCCAAGCGTGAggatgagaatgaggcaccTGAAGATGGCGGAGATTGGTCCGGGGGTGTGCCTGGAGGGAGCCACGCTGGTGGTCGTGAGACCGAGCGGGTCCCACGGAGAGTGCGGCGATAACGTGGAGGATGCCGATTTGGCGATGGAGGCTTTCGGGGGTGGGGTGTATGGCAATGCGGTGGAGGCGCTGCTCAGGAGCAGGAGTCACATGCTGGAAATGAATTCCCTttga
- the LOC116203809 gene encoding uncharacterized protein LOC116203809, whose amino-acid sequence MNPEKLTLLLVNLAGIMERADESLLPGVYKEVGAALHTDPTGLGSLTLFRSAVQSLCYPIAAYLASRHNRAHVIALGAFLWAAATFLVAFSSTFAEVAISRALNGIGLAIVAPAIQSLVADSTDDHNRGTAFGWLQLTGNLGAIIGGLFSVMIAPFTFIGIPGWRVSFHLVGLISVIVGILVRLFASDPHFTDTGAKGSIQEEPGKSICSEVKDLVKEAKSVIKVPSFQIIVAQGVTGLFPWSALSFAPMWLELMGFSHNKTAFLIALFVVSSSLGGLFGGKMGDFLSLRLPNSGRIILAQISSASAVPLAAILLLGLPGDPPSAAAHGIVLVIMGLCISWNAPATNNPIFAEIVPAKSRTSVYALDRSFESILSSFAPPIVGILAQHVYGYKQLPQGSSTSQEIETDRKNATSLAKALYAAIGIPMTLCCIIYSFLYFTYPRDRERARMEALIESEMQHLHLDDSSSSSWNLINGPEDTLVQERSVIDIKYDGEELQEQDLEGGDEKALLYRQLTFANLGE is encoded by the exons ATGAACCCGGAAAAGCTCACCCTCCTCCTCGTGAACCTCGCCGGGATCATGGAGAGGGCCGACGAGTCCCTCCTCCCGGGGGTCTACAAGGAAGTCGGCGCCGCCCTCCACACTGACCCCACCGGCCTCGGCTCCCTCACCCTGTTCAGGTCCGCCGTTCAGTCCTTGTGCTACCCGATCGCCGCTTACTTGGCCTCACGCCACAATCGAGCTCATGTGATTGCGCTGGGGGCGTTCCTGTGGGCCGCAGCTACTTTCCTCGTCGCCTTCTCCTCCACTTTCGCTGAG GTTGCTATATCTCGAGCTTTGAATGGGATCGGGCTCGCAATTGTCGCCCCTGCAATCCAGTCCCTCGTGGCCGACTCGACTGACGATCACAACCGTGGAACTGCTTTCGGGTGGCTACAACTGACCGGCAACCTTGGGGCTATCATTGGTGGGCTCTTCTCCGTCATGATAGCTCCGTTCACTTTCATTGGAATCCCAGGGTGGAGGGTCTCCTTCCATCTAGTCGGGCTTATCAGCGTAATTGTCGGTATTTTGGTCCGCCTATTTGCGAGTGACCCGCATTTTACTGACACGGGGGCCAAAGGTAGCATCCAGGAAGAGCCGGGCAAGTCCATTTGCTCAGAGGTGAAAGACTTGGTCAAGGAGGCGAAGTCGGTCATCAAAGTACCTTCTTTCCAGATTATTGTGGCTCAGGGGGTCACCGGTTTATTCCCCTGGTCTGCCCTCTCTTTTGCACCAATGTGGCTCGAGCTCATGGGATTCTCTCACAACAAAACTGCGTTTCTCATAGCCCTGTTTGTGGTTTCGAGTTCACTCGGGGGCCTGTTCGGAGGGAAAATGGGAGATTTTCTCTCTTTACGACTCCCAAACTCGGGGAGGATAATTCTCGCGCAGATTAGCTCAGCCTCAGCAGTCCCACTCGCAGCTATACTTTTGCTGGGTTTACCTGGCGATCCGCCTTCAGCAGCTGCCCACGGTATAGTCCTCGTGATCATGGGCCTGTGCATCTCATGGAATGCACCGGCAACAAATAA TCCTATATTCGCAGAGATAGTTCCAGCGAAGTCCCGAACAAGTGTCTATGCACTGGACCGGTCCTTCGAGTCCATTTTATCATCCTTCGCTCCCCCCATAGTTGGGATCCTAGCTCAGCACGTCTACGGCTACAAACAGCTTCCTCAGGGCTCCAGTACGTCCCAAGAGATCGAGACAGATCGAAAGAACGCGACTTCACTGGCCAAGGCACTTTACGCAGCAATTGGCATCCCGATGACTCTGTGCTGCATCATCTACTCATTTCTCTACTTTACGTATCCGAGAGATAGGGAAAGGGCCCGCATGGAGGCCCTAATAGAGTCGGAGATGCAGCACCTGCACTTGGatgattcttcttcttcttcctggaaTCTGATTAATGGGCCGGAGGATACATTAGTACAGGAGAGAAGCGTAATTGACATCAAGTATGATGGCGAAGAGTTGCAGGAGCAGGATCTTGAAGGAGGAGATGAGAAAGCATTGCTTTATCGGCAGTTAACTTTTGCTAATTTGGGCGAGTGA
- the LOC116203798 gene encoding uncharacterized protein LOC116203798 yields MKGRETTKSAPSADLLLCFPSRANFTLRPKPICGPGMPLDTGNCRRSEQRPHLKRSVTRGGQASPLLWAKPKQMGSEISEPTSPKVTCSGQIKVRPRTRPCKSWQSVMEEIEKIHHSSRKHKRRSTWFDSLGVFKKDVVQFLTCLRSIRFDLQCFGTSPVSEVETDDEDEDGRYEEGVVEANFDESTSRTIFSKWFMVLQENQNCEFYSKDGTDGGKSCDDAPIVPPPNALLLMRCRSAPVKRLSASGENGGGERDRDNNEDQNSSDGAVTEERTRKLGFLMNQERMREEDEERKRREAGILVDSSDDIGTGRGVVSRRRDPFSRSRSWKR; encoded by the coding sequence ATGAAAGGAAGAGAGACCACCAAGTCAGCCCCTTCAGCAGATCTTCTACTATGCTTCCCTTCTCGGGCGAACTTCACATTGAGGCCCAAGCCTATCTGTGGCCCCGGGATGCCGCTAGACACTGGAAACTGCAGGCGGTCGGAACAGCGTCCACACCTCAAGAGATCGGTTACCCGGGGTGGCCAGGCGAGCCCTCTACTGTGGGCCAAGCCCAAGCAGATGGGCTCTGAGATCTCCGAACCCACCTCCCCGAAGGTGACCTGCTCAGGGCAGATCAAGGTTCGGCCCAGAACCCGGCCTTGCAAGAGCTGGCAATCCGTGATGGAAGAGATCGAGAAAATCCACCACAGCAGTAGGAAGCACAAGAGGAGGTCGACTTGGTTCGATTCCCTTGGCGTCTTCAAGAAGGATGTCGTGCAGTTCCTGACGTGTTTGAGGAGCATAAGGTTTGATCTGCAGTGCTTCGGGACTTCTCCCGTATCGGAGGTCGAGACAGATGATGAAGACGAAGATGGAAGGTACGAAGAAGGTGTCGTCGAGGCAAATTTCGACGAGAGCACTTCGAGAACGATATTCTCGAAATGGTTCATGGTTCTACAAGAGAATCAAAACTGTGAGTTCTACAGTAAAGATGGAACGGATGGAGGAAAGTCTTGTGATGATGCCCCAATCGTTCCTCCTCCAAATGCGCTCCTGCTAATGCGGTGTCGGTCAGCTcctgtgaagagattgtcagCTTCAGGAGAAAACGGAGGAGGAGAAAGAGATCGTGACAACAACGAAGATCAAAATTCATCAGATGGGGCAGTAACAGAAGAGAGAACGAGGAAGTTGGGATTTCTAATGAATCAGGAGAGGATGAGggaggaagatgaagagagaaagaggagggAAGCGGGCATTTTGGTAGATTCATCTGATGATATCGGAACAGGAAGAGGGGTTGTATCCCGGAGGAGAGATCCATTCTCGAGGAGTAGAAGTTGGAAGAGGTGA
- the LOC116205988 gene encoding MDIS1-interacting receptor like kinase 2, giving the protein MEPSTDFNRASLSLLLLPPFLSLSAISLLLSPSSASVQEATALLRWKSSLENQNRPDSSLASWTNATAGPCHWLGILCYADLTVRGVNLTNMSVSGTLYQFPFDSSPNLTYIDMSINNLSGSIPREIRLLPKLKYLDLSFNMLSGEIPPEICELTNLDTLHLVFNRHNGSIPKDIGNLYKLTELALYSNHIEGPIPTSIGNLSKLVNLFIYNNSLSGPIPPEMGNLTNLQIVFMDTNHFSGQIPSTLGKLMNLLELHIYHNQLSGPIPPELGNLKQLQKLTLYENHLTGLIPPSFGKLTNLDLLYLYDNQLTGPIPDELGNLQLLTDFEVSNNSLTGPIPSSFRNLTKLEVLFLRINYLSGPIPPFIGSLPNLETFQADTNHFDGPLPLNLCQGGKIRSLTLNNNLLVGQVSLVLKNCTSLVRLRLERNQFRENITKSFEVFPNLEFVDLSYNHFYGELSDSWGSYPNLTDLRIAGTNVSGRLPPGIGNSTNLHSLDLSSNNLSGEIPKEFGKLGAMIRMNMSDNRLSGGIPSEIGDLSNLLNLDLSRNTLTSIPDSITKISQLYSLDLSHNQLRQEIPPAIGSLTHLTDLDLSDNSLRGEIPPQLGNLGSIVNLNLSHNNLSGPIKEVLGKLRALMSVDISYNNFSGPIPDTTAFRNAPPAAVRGNIGLCGDNAALHRCPPSGATGKTSKSNNKVLVIVFSIVGGVLILLIVLGILIFLWKRKEAEQVEQEEMQEEVFSIATFNGKILYGEIIKATGGFDSMYCVGKGGYGSVYRAKLSSGLMLAVKKLYSISDSETGQTYQQEFLNEIKALTEIRHRNIVRLYGFCSHPLHSFLVYEYLERGSLASILSNNKEAKSLDWDKRVNIAKGVAHALSYMHHDCAIPILHRDISSGNILLDSDYEARVSDFGTAKLMKLDTSSWTAVAGTYGYIAPELAYTMKVNEKCDVYSFGVLVIEVFKGQHPGESIPSLLSLDASLKDVLDPRLPFPEPAVEHKIMSILHIARQCLNGNPQMRPSMMTISQMFSAVAAAPPVEVTSHEGENGCCPTE; this is encoded by the exons ATGGAGCCATCAACAGACTTCAACAGAGCTTCCCTCTCCctacttcttcttcctcctttccTCTCCCTTTCAGCCATTTCACTCCTCCTGTCCCCTTCCTCTGCCTCTGTCCAAGAGGCCACTGCCCTCCTCAGGTGGAAATCATCCCTCGAAAACCAAAACCGACCCGATTCCTCCCTTGCATCATGGACCAATGCCACGGCAGGCCCATGCCACTGGCTCGGGATCCTCTGCTATGCCGACTTAACCGTCAGAGGGGTCAACCTCACAAATATGAGCGTCTCCGGCACGCTCTACCAGTTCCCTTTCGATTCCTCGCCGAACCTGACGTACATAGACATGAGCATCAACAACCTCTCCGGGTCCATCCCCCGGGAAATCAGGCTCCTTCCCAAGCTCAAGTACCTCGACCTATCCTTCAACATGCTTTCCGGTGAGATCCCACCTGAGATTTGCGAGCTTACAAATCTCGATACCCTTCACTTGGTATTCAATCGGCATAATGGCTCGATCCCGAAAGATATCGGGAATCTTTATAAGCTGACCGAGCTTGCCTTGTACTCCAATCATATAGAAGGGCCCATCCCTACTTCCATTGGCAACCTGAGCAAATTAGTAAATCTTTTCATCTACAATAACTCCCTCTCTGGCCCAATCCCCCCTGAGATGGGGAACCTGACCAATCTGCAGATAGTTTTCATGGACACCAACCACTTCTCTGGCCAGATCCCGTCCACACTCGGGAAGCTCATGAACCTCCTTGAGCTCCACATTTACCACAATCAGCTCTCCGGTCCCATCCCGCCCGAGCTCGGGAACCTGAAGCAGCTCCAGAAGTTGACCCTTTATGAGAACCACCTCACTGGCCTGATCCCGCCATCTTTCGGGAAGTTGACCAATCTCGACCTTCTTTACCTGTACGACAACCAGCTGACGGGCCCAATCCCCGATGAGCTGGGGAACCTCCAGCTTCTCACCGATTTTGAGGTTAGCAATAACAGCCTCACAGGACCTATCCCCTCCTCTTTTCGGAACTTGACCAAACTAGAAGTCCTGTTCCTCCGCATCAACTATCTCTCGGGTCCGATTCCTCCTTTCATCGGGAGCTTACCAAACTTGGAGACGTTCCAAGCAGACACTAACCATTTCGACGGTCCCTTGCCGCTAAACCTGTGCCAAGGCGGTAAGATAAGGTCCCTCACCCTCAATAACAACCTTCTAGTCGGGCAGGTTAGTTTAGTCCTGAAGAACTGCACGAGCTTGGTCAGACTCCGGCTCGAACGAAACCAATTCCGTGAGAACATAACCAAATCCTTCGAGGTGTTCCCCAACCTCGAGTTTGTGGATTTGAGTTATAACCACTTCTATGGTGAGCTCTCGGACAGCTGGGGAAGCTACCCAAACCTGACCGATCTTCGCATTGCTGGAACAAATGTTTCCGGTCGGCTGCCGCCAGGAATCGGAAACTCCACTAATCTTCACTCCCTAGATCTCTCCTCGAACAATTTGAGCGGTGAGATCCCAAAGGAATTTGGGAAACTGGGGGCGATGATACGGATGAACATGAGTGACAACCGGCTCTCGGGCGGGATCCCTTCGGAGATTGGTGACCTATCAAACCTTCTGAACCTTGACCTATCGAGGAACACGTTGACATCCATTCCCGACAGCATCACGAAAATCTCGCAGCTGTACTCCTTGGATTTGAGCCACAATCAGCTGAGACAAGAGATCCCGCCCGCAATCGGGTCACTGACGCACCTCACGGACCTAGACCTCAGTGACAATTCACTCCGAGGAGAAATCCCTCCACAGTTAGGTAACTTGGGAAGCATTGTGAACCTCAACCTCTCCCACAACAACCTCTCGGGCCCAATTAAAGAGGTGCTAGGGAAACTACGCGCGCTGATGTCCGTGGACATATCATACAACAATTTCTCAGGCCCGATCCCAGACACGACTGCCTTTCGTAATGCTCCCCCGGCAGCTGTGCGAGGGAATATTGGGCTCTGTGGCGATAACGCTGCCCTACACCGCTGTCCTCCATCAGGAGCAACTGGAAAAACTTCCAAGTCAAACAATAAAGTGCTTGTAATCGTTTTCTCGATAGTGGGAGGAGTCCTAATCTTATTGATCGTGCTCGGGATTTTAATCTTCTTATGGAAGAGAAAGGAAGCTGAGCAAGTGGAGCAAGAGGAGATGCAAGAGGAAGTGTTCTCGATTGCGACATTTAATGGGAAAATCCTGTATGGGGAGATCATAAAGGCCACGGGAGGATTTGATTCAATGTACTGCGTTGGAAAAGGAGGATACGGGAGCGTGTACAGGGCGAAGCTCTCCTCTGGGCTCATGTTAGCGGTGAAGAAGCTCTACTCGATATCTGACAGTGAGACAGGACAGACATACCAGCAGGAGTTTCTGAATGAGATAAAAGCATTGACGGAAATTCGGCACCGGAACATCGTGAGGCTATACGGCTTTTGCTCGCATCCTCTCCACTCCTTCCTAGTctacgagtacctcgagagaGGAAGCCTGGCTTCAATCCTAAGTAACAACAAGGAGGCGAAGAGCTTGGACTGGGACAAGAGGGTGAACATCGCGAAAGGGGTGGCCCATGCCCTGTCCTATATGCACCATGACTGTGCGATCCCAATTCTTCACAGGGACATATCGAGCGGAAACATACTGTTGGACTCGGACTATGAGGCTCGAGTCTCAGATTTTGGGACGGCAAAGCTTATGAAGCTCGACACCTCCAGTTGGACCGCTGTTGCTGGCACGTATGGGTATATCGCCCCAG AGCTCGCATACACGATGAAAGTGAATGAAAAGTGCGACGTCTACAGCTTCGGAGTCCTGGTGATAGAAGTGTTCAAAGGACAACATCCAGGTGAGAGCATTCCATCCTTGTTATCTCTTGATGCGTCCCTGAAGGATGTACTGGATCCCCGACTGCCTTTCCCGGAACCAGCAGTCGAGCACAAGATCATGAGCATTCTCCACATCGCGAGGCAATGCTTAAACGGGAATCCACAAATGAGACCGAGTATGATGACAATCTCTCAAATGTTCTCGGCGGTTGCCGCAGCCCCCCCTGTCGAGGTTACAAGTCACGAAGGTGAAAATGGTTGCTGCCCAACTGAATGA